A part of Endomicrobiales bacterium genomic DNA contains:
- the tilS gene encoding tRNA lysidine(34) synthetase TilS, with the protein MRAWAKFKKSIADNNLITQNSAVLVAVSGGPDSVCLLHMLWRLKKTLPFKLFVATFDHALRKNSAGEAAFVQKLCSKLKVKCMSEKLEVLKYSKRHKLSLETAGRQMRYNALEKYAKLFKCDKIATAHNANDNAETLLMWLIRGTGLDGLAGIPIRRTFSNMGLIRPLLSIERNEILSYLKNQKLKYRIDPSNKSIEFTRNKIRKAIIPVFESINPLFVEHAFKLSRIVEAQNIVLNSMAQSAKKRCLKVSKNGRIFLDLRRFLEYNKLLKLHIIKDLLSYGRTSNNIERTYRWFCSCENGTLVLNKSTQIIKKANQAVFVFKKNEKI; encoded by the coding sequence ATGAGAGCATGGGCAAAGTTTAAGAAATCAATTGCAGACAACAATCTAATTACCCAAAATTCAGCGGTGCTTGTTGCTGTTTCAGGTGGGCCGGACTCTGTTTGTCTTTTGCATATGCTTTGGCGGTTAAAAAAAACATTACCTTTTAAGCTTTTCGTTGCAACTTTCGACCACGCTTTAAGGAAAAACTCCGCAGGCGAAGCAGCATTTGTGCAAAAACTCTGCTCGAAACTTAAAGTAAAATGTATGTCGGAAAAGTTGGAAGTTTTAAAATACTCAAAGAGGCACAAGCTTTCACTTGAAACCGCTGGGAGGCAAATGCGATATAACGCGCTTGAAAAGTATGCGAAACTTTTTAAATGCGATAAAATTGCAACGGCTCATAATGCCAATGACAATGCCGAAACATTGCTGATGTGGCTAATTCGTGGTACTGGTTTAGACGGCCTTGCCGGCATTCCAATTCGTCGAACTTTTTCTAATATGGGATTAATTCGCCCATTGCTTAGCATAGAGCGCAACGAAATATTGTCATACCTTAAAAATCAAAAGTTAAAATACCGTATTGACCCAAGTAACAAAAGCATAGAATTTACAAGAAATAAAATTAGAAAAGCTATTATCCCTGTGTTTGAAAGCATTAACCCACTTTTTGTTGAACACGCGTTTAAACTTTCAAGAATAGTTGAAGCGCAAAACATCGTGTTAAACTCAATGGCACAAAGCGCTAAAAAGCGGTGCTTAAAAGTTTCCAAAAATGGTCGTATTTTTCTTGATTTGAGAAGGTTTTTAGAGTATAATAAATTACTTAAACTTCACATAATCAAAGATTTGTTAAGTTATGGGCGAACTTCAAATAATATTGAAAGAACTTACCGTTGGTTTTGTTCTTGCGAAAATGGCACATTGGTTTTAAATAAATCAACGCAAATTATAAAAAAAGCCAATCAAGCAGTATTTGTGTTTAAGAAGAATGAAAAAATATAG
- a CDS encoding helix-turn-helix domain-containing protein, translating to METKNEIKEVMDIKELAIYLGIGKSKIYSLIRTKKVPASKIGRQYRFSKSVVDAWLKEKIITTKQEPTLL from the coding sequence ATGGAAACAAAAAACGAAATCAAAGAAGTAATGGATATAAAAGAACTTGCAATTTATTTAGGAATTGGAAAATCAAAAATATATAGTTTAATAAGAACAAAAAAAGTACCTGCATCAAAAATAGGCAGGCAGTATAGGTTCTCAAAATCTGTTGTTGATGCTTGGCTTAAAGAAAAAATAATTACAACCAAACAGGAGCCGACGCTTCTTTAA
- a CDS encoding AAA family ATPase, producing the protein MRKLRIFWRNHWVMVLIIFAVVVLIITCIWGLLSLESFYRNLTIATMPINMLFAIANAAIFVFLYMTVFSGGFSKLKKKKIKGSDISASNSAIKFSDIIGLEGAKKEAMEVVSLLKDRARVKKIGGKIIKGILLLGPPGCGKTLLAKAIATESRIPFISISGSEFVEVFVGVGASRMRKLFKQAREHAYESGACIIFIDELDVIGRGRTFSNFGSGEETNSTQNQLLVEMDGLEGSQFNVLVIGATNTQESTLDKALLRPGRFDRKLQVNLPNLKEREDIIKYYLKKVSYDQTSINTLRIAQKTVYKSPAEIENAIKEAALIAARKQKDKIDKDDIIEALDRIDLGLETHLTMTKEELEQTAYHEAGHAVALYYLHPTDDVFKASIKSRAGALGMVLHHPINEMHSANREKLLADIVVSVAGFAAEKIKYNTTTTGVSADLRHASTVAHTMVWTLGMSDDLVGDFTATPEVWLSESFKQKLNEKTNQIIKTSLAQVDEFLRKRWQIVETFAQELLLKGELDYEAMEQIFAKYSQQENMKRNIVQDLFSLEKKTDSDALKNAQNDNSEPQKTVVVSKETADKNPQDKTENIQKPAEEKQTQEKPQEKQVEEIKP; encoded by the coding sequence ATGCGTAAATTAAGGATATTTTGGCGAAATCACTGGGTGATGGTGTTAATAATATTTGCTGTTGTTGTGCTTATTATTACATGTATTTGGGGTCTTTTAAGTTTAGAGTCGTTTTACCGCAACCTCACAATTGCAACAATGCCTATAAATATGCTCTTTGCTATAGCTAATGCCGCGATATTTGTATTTTTGTATATGACGGTATTTAGTGGAGGATTTAGCAAATTAAAAAAGAAAAAAATTAAAGGTTCAGATATTAGCGCGTCAAATTCCGCAATAAAGTTTAGCGATATCATAGGCCTTGAAGGCGCAAAAAAAGAGGCAATGGAAGTTGTTTCGTTGCTAAAAGACCGCGCTCGTGTTAAAAAAATTGGTGGTAAAATAATAAAAGGTATTTTGCTGCTTGGCCCCCCTGGGTGCGGCAAAACACTTCTTGCAAAAGCTATAGCCACAGAATCGCGTATACCGTTTATATCTATATCTGGCAGTGAGTTTGTAGAGGTTTTTGTAGGAGTTGGTGCATCAAGGATGCGCAAGCTGTTTAAACAAGCCAGAGAGCACGCTTATGAATCGGGTGCGTGTATAATTTTTATTGACGAATTGGATGTTATTGGCCGCGGTAGAACATTTTCAAACTTTGGTTCAGGGGAAGAAACCAACTCAACTCAAAACCAATTGCTTGTTGAAATGGACGGCCTTGAGGGTTCACAGTTCAATGTGCTTGTAATTGGCGCTACAAACACTCAGGAAAGCACATTAGATAAAGCTTTATTGCGGCCAGGCCGCTTTGACCGCAAGCTTCAAGTAAACCTACCAAATCTAAAAGAGCGCGAAGATATAATAAAATATTACCTAAAAAAAGTTTCTTACGACCAAACCAGTATAAATACACTTCGCATAGCACAAAAAACGGTTTATAAATCTCCGGCTGAAATAGAAAATGCCATCAAAGAAGCGGCACTAATAGCCGCAAGAAAGCAAAAAGATAAAATTGACAAAGACGATATAATTGAGGCGCTTGATAGAATAGACCTTGGCTTAGAAACGCATCTAACTATGACCAAAGAAGAGTTAGAGCAAACCGCCTATCACGAGGCAGGCCATGCGGTTGCACTGTATTATTTGCACCCCACAGATGATGTTTTTAAGGCAAGCATTAAATCGCGTGCTGGTGCGCTTGGCATGGTTTTACATCACCCTATAAATGAAATGCATAGTGCCAACAGAGAAAAACTTCTTGCTGATATTGTTGTAAGCGTTGCCGGTTTTGCGGCAGAAAAAATTAAGTATAACACAACAACCACTGGCGTTTCTGCCGACTTACGCCATGCAAGCACTGTTGCGCACACAATGGTTTGGACACTTGGTATGAGTGATGACCTCGTGGGCGATTTTACAGCAACCCCCGAAGTTTGGCTATCCGAATCGTTCAAGCAGAAACTCAATGAGAAAACCAATCAGATAATAAAAACTTCCCTGGCTCAAGTAGATGAGTTCCTTAGAAAGCGTTGGCAGATAGTTGAAACATTCGCGCAGGAACTTCTTCTAAAAGGTGAGCTTGACTACGAAGCAATGGAACAAATTTTTGCAAAATACAGCCAACAAGAAAATATGAAAAGAAATATTGTACAAGACCTGTTTTCATTGGAAAAAAAGACAGACAGTGATGCTTTAAAGAATGCTCAAAACGACAACAGCGAACCACAGAAAACTGTTGTCGTAAGTAAAGAAACAGCTGACAAAAACCCACAAGATAAAACAGAAAACATTCAAAAGCCTGCAGAGGAAAAACAAACTCAGGAGAAACCACAAGAAAAACAAGTTGAAGAAATAAAACCATGA
- a CDS encoding CBS domain-containing protein, with translation MNASEIMTSNVLTVVPGMGIKELAAIFIEKGISGAPVVDASGKYLGVVLEESLIVQDKKVHLPTFINVMFGYLTIGEKRFEDELKKIAAITVEGIMDKNHATLKLNSELEEIATLMIEKGVNYFPVIDSGKVAGVITRRDIVRTMVK, from the coding sequence ATGAATGCAAGTGAGATAATGACCTCAAATGTTTTAACAGTTGTTCCAGGCATGGGCATAAAAGAGCTCGCCGCTATTTTTATTGAAAAAGGCATAAGCGGCGCGCCGGTGGTTGATGCGTCCGGTAAATATCTTGGCGTTGTTTTGGAAGAAAGTTTAATTGTACAAGATAAAAAAGTGCATCTGCCGACATTTATCAATGTGATGTTTGGTTATCTTACAATTGGTGAAAAGCGTTTTGAAGACGAGCTTAAAAAAATTGCCGCAATAACAGTTGAGGGCATAATGGACAAAAACCACGCAACCCTTAAACTTAATAGCGAACTTGAAGAGATTGCAACACTTATGATTGAAAAGGGTGTTAACTACTTTCCTGTAATTGATAGTGGTAAAGTAGCTGGGGTTATTACTCGCAGAGATATTGTGCGAACGATGGTAAAATAA
- a CDS encoding PBP1A family penicillin-binding protein, giving the protein MKRKPAAIISLIATPLIITAALFIFYMGVTSGKINLGLPSISKLEDYTPIQATKIYDKNGMLITELFTERRTITQLKDIPVDLQNAVLAIEDDNFFRHWGISPSGIVRAALSNVLKRRKAQGGSTITQQLAKTIFLSPQKKFSRKIKEVILTLQLERYYSKEEILQLYLNQIYFGSGAYGIEAASRIYFAKHISELNLAECAMLAGLPRSPNRYSPFKNEINAQNRRATVLRRMRELKYITPEQEKTANEQKILSHSVGVPSAVAPYFVEFVRTQLEPKYGKMLYQGGLSIYTTLDLKAQNAAEKSVSEHLSAFDIERKIDFETTKSTPIPAQSGLIALDPKTGGIVAMVGGRDFRESQFNRTMQAHRQPGSSFKPIVYTAAIENGYTPTSILTDKPMFFLNDGRDWKLQSRDVDFAKSQSAETLKDPMKYWHPKNYENKYYEKVLLRSALEHSLNACSIELLMAIGPQRAIEYARKLGITTPLTNTLSLALGSSDVTLIELTGVFGVFANNGILAEPYAIERVQDKDGKILEEHSPKEESVLNAQSAYIITNLLKGVVQHGTGMGALALNRPCAGKTGTTNDFTDAWFIGYTPQIVAGVWVGYDDRSIQLGSKNTGGRISCPIWTDFMRDALNNEPKVDFTPPEDVIFKLIDPATGLLAFENTPGAYLEAFIKGTEPKDYYMNKTQKASVFGKGGKVEKVTAITEDTSGF; this is encoded by the coding sequence ATGAAACGCAAACCTGCAGCAATCATATCACTTATTGCCACTCCACTCATAATCACAGCTGCTTTATTTATTTTTTATATGGGAGTAACTAGCGGCAAAATTAACTTAGGTTTACCTTCAATAAGCAAGCTTGAAGATTACACACCAATTCAAGCAACAAAAATTTATGATAAAAACGGCATGCTTATTACAGAATTATTTACCGAGCGCCGTACAATTACACAACTAAAAGACATTCCAGTTGACCTGCAAAATGCCGTGCTTGCAATTGAAGACGATAATTTTTTCAGACATTGGGGTATTTCGCCAAGCGGGATTGTGCGAGCGGCATTAAGCAATGTGCTTAAAAGGCGCAAGGCCCAAGGCGGCTCAACAATAACACAACAATTGGCAAAAACTATATTCCTATCACCACAAAAAAAGTTTAGCCGAAAAATAAAAGAAGTTATTCTTACCCTTCAGCTTGAAAGATATTACTCAAAAGAAGAAATTTTACAACTCTATTTAAACCAAATTTATTTTGGCTCGGGCGCTTACGGTATTGAGGCAGCCTCAAGAATATACTTTGCCAAACACATAAGTGAGTTAAACCTTGCAGAATGCGCAATGCTTGCCGGGTTGCCTCGTTCACCAAATAGGTACTCACCCTTTAAAAACGAAATAAATGCTCAGAACAGGCGCGCAACAGTGCTTAGAAGAATGCGTGAACTTAAATACATTACGCCAGAACAGGAAAAAACCGCAAATGAACAAAAAATACTCTCACACAGCGTTGGCGTACCAAGTGCCGTAGCGCCATACTTTGTTGAATTCGTACGCACACAACTTGAACCTAAATACGGAAAAATGCTTTATCAGGGCGGGCTATCTATATACACAACATTAGATTTAAAAGCACAAAACGCCGCTGAAAAATCTGTTTCTGAGCACCTTAGCGCATTTGACATTGAAAGAAAAATTGATTTTGAAACCACAAAGTCAACACCGATACCGGCACAAAGTGGTTTAATTGCATTAGACCCAAAAACCGGTGGCATAGTAGCCATGGTTGGCGGCAGAGATTTTAGAGAGTCACAGTTTAACCGCACTATGCAGGCGCATAGGCAACCGGGCTCATCTTTTAAACCAATTGTTTATACCGCGGCAATTGAAAACGGTTACACCCCAACATCAATATTAACCGATAAACCAATGTTTTTTTTAAATGACGGGCGCGACTGGAAACTACAATCACGCGATGTAGATTTTGCAAAAAGCCAAAGTGCAGAAACCTTAAAAGACCCAATGAAGTACTGGCACCCCAAAAACTATGAAAATAAATATTACGAAAAAGTGCTTTTGCGTTCGGCGTTAGAACATTCGCTAAACGCCTGCTCAATTGAACTACTTATGGCAATAGGTCCACAACGAGCCATTGAATACGCAAGAAAACTTGGCATAACAACACCTCTTACAAACACACTATCACTTGCTCTTGGCTCAAGTGATGTAACATTAATAGAACTTACAGGCGTTTTTGGAGTTTTTGCAAACAACGGCATACTTGCAGAGCCATACGCAATTGAAAGAGTGCAAGACAAAGACGGTAAGATTTTAGAAGAACACTCCCCAAAAGAAGAAAGCGTGCTTAATGCGCAAAGTGCTTATATAATAACAAACTTATTAAAAGGCGTTGTGCAACACGGCACTGGTATGGGCGCTTTAGCGCTCAACAGGCCCTGCGCTGGCAAAACAGGAACCACCAACGACTTTACAGACGCATGGTTTATTGGTTATACCCCTCAGATAGTTGCCGGTGTGTGGGTGGGTTATGACGATAGAAGCATACAACTTGGTTCCAAAAATACTGGCGGAAGAATATCGTGCCCAATCTGGACCGATTTTATGCGTGATGCCTTAAATAACGAGCCAAAAGTTGACTTTACACCACCCGAAGATGTGATATTTAAATTAATTGACCCTGCTACCGGGCTACTTGCATTTGAAAACACTCCGGGTGCGTATTTAGAAGCATTTATAAAAGGAACTGAGCCAAAAGATTATTATATGAACAAAACCCAAAAAGCATCTGTTTTTGGAAAAGGCGGAAAAGTTGAAAAAGTAACCGCAATAACAGAAGATACCAGCGGATTTTAA
- the ppdK gene encoding pyruvate, phosphate dikinase, producing MVKKAMKYIYHFGNGKADGTGKMKDLLGGKGAGLAEMSTIGVPVPAGFTVTTDVCRYYYANGRKLPVEFKAQFEASVKKLEIMTGKKFGSNTFPLLVAVRSGAKFSMPGMMDTILNLGMNDTTVEAMSKATNNPRFAWDAYRRFIQMYGNVVMGIEKSEFEHVLEAQKKNKGVKLDTDLDTKDLQEIVINYKELFKNKTGKTFPSDPMEQLAGARDAVFKSWMNDRAIYYRKMNRIDDNLGTAVNVQSMVFGNMGEDSATGVGFTRNPSTGEKMFYGEFLTNAQGEDVVAGVRTPRPIIELNKVLPPAYKQLREITSKLEQHYRDVQDFEFTIEKGKLYMLQTRTGKRTAQAAIKIAVDMVKEKLITKEEALMRIEPQQIDQLLHPIFNPKAKLEVIAKGLPASPGAAVGKAVFDADDAVIESAKGPVILIRQETSPDDIEGMEVSKGILTARGGMTSHAAVVARGMGKPCVAGCEDIKVSEAKKEFEVNGKVIKEGEWISLDGATGRVILGRVETMEATVSGEFGVFMKWADAVRKLKVRANADIPRDAVTARGFGAEGIGLCRTEHMFFAAERLPFMQEMILADNEADRRKALAKLLPFQKDDFKGLFKEMKGYGVTIRFLDPPLHEFLPKTMEDAQELSHKIGIPAEKIMDKAHELHEFNPMLGHRGCRLGITYPEISEMQARAVISAACELAKDKIKVIPEIMIPLVGNVNEFKNQKDIVDAVAQETMKKYGVKIQYMVGTMIEVPRGAITADEIAEVAQFFSFGTNDLTQMGFGFSRDDAGKFIKIYLDKKIFSDDPFQTLDQVGIGGLMKIAIEKGKKTRKDIKLGICGEHGGDPESVKFCHRIGLDYVSCSPFRVPVARLAAAQVVIEQKKGISYTSK from the coding sequence ATGGTTAAGAAAGCTATGAAGTACATTTACCATTTCGGCAACGGAAAAGCTGATGGTACAGGTAAAATGAAAGATTTGCTCGGCGGCAAAGGTGCCGGCCTTGCGGAAATGTCCACAATCGGAGTTCCAGTTCCAGCCGGTTTTACCGTTACCACAGATGTTTGCCGTTACTATTATGCGAACGGAAGAAAGCTTCCTGTTGAATTTAAAGCTCAGTTTGAAGCGTCTGTTAAAAAACTTGAAATTATGACTGGTAAAAAGTTTGGTTCAAATACATTTCCATTGCTTGTGGCTGTTCGTTCTGGCGCGAAGTTCTCAATGCCCGGAATGATGGACACTATTTTAAACCTTGGTATGAACGATACCACTGTTGAAGCAATGTCTAAGGCAACAAACAACCCTCGTTTCGCATGGGATGCCTACCGTAGATTTATTCAAATGTATGGCAATGTGGTTATGGGCATTGAAAAAAGCGAGTTTGAGCATGTGCTTGAAGCTCAAAAGAAAAATAAAGGTGTTAAGTTAGACACCGATCTTGACACAAAAGACCTGCAAGAAATAGTTATTAACTATAAAGAGCTTTTCAAAAATAAAACCGGAAAAACATTCCCGTCAGATCCAATGGAACAGCTTGCCGGTGCAAGAGACGCGGTTTTTAAATCGTGGATGAATGACCGCGCAATTTATTACCGCAAAATGAATAGAATTGACGATAACCTTGGTACTGCTGTTAATGTTCAATCAATGGTTTTCGGAAATATGGGTGAAGATTCAGCCACAGGCGTTGGTTTTACAAGAAATCCCTCTACCGGCGAAAAAATGTTTTATGGTGAGTTCCTTACAAATGCGCAAGGCGAAGATGTGGTTGCTGGCGTTCGTACACCGCGCCCAATAATAGAGCTTAACAAAGTTCTTCCGCCAGCATACAAACAACTTAGAGAAATTACCTCAAAACTTGAACAACACTATCGCGATGTGCAAGATTTTGAGTTTACAATTGAAAAAGGCAAACTTTATATGCTTCAAACCAGAACAGGTAAACGCACCGCTCAAGCCGCAATAAAGATTGCCGTAGATATGGTTAAAGAAAAGCTCATCACAAAAGAAGAAGCCCTTATGCGCATTGAACCGCAACAAATAGACCAGCTTTTACACCCTATTTTTAACCCAAAAGCGAAACTTGAAGTTATTGCAAAAGGCCTTCCGGCATCACCGGGCGCGGCTGTTGGTAAAGCTGTTTTTGATGCAGACGATGCGGTTATAGAATCAGCAAAAGGCCCCGTTATATTGATTCGCCAGGAAACTTCTCCCGATGATATTGAAGGTATGGAAGTTTCAAAAGGTATTCTTACCGCAAGAGGCGGTATGACTTCTCATGCGGCTGTTGTTGCCCGCGGTATGGGTAAGCCATGTGTTGCAGGTTGTGAAGACATAAAGGTTAGCGAAGCAAAGAAAGAGTTTGAAGTTAACGGCAAGGTTATTAAAGAGGGTGAATGGATTTCGCTTGATGGTGCAACCGGCCGAGTAATTTTGGGCAGAGTTGAAACTATGGAAGCTACCGTTTCAGGCGAGTTTGGCGTATTTATGAAATGGGCTGACGCAGTGAGAAAACTTAAAGTTCGCGCAAATGCCGACATTCCAAGAGATGCCGTTACCGCCAGAGGTTTTGGAGCTGAAGGTATTGGTCTTTGCCGTACAGAACATATGTTTTTTGCCGCCGAGCGTTTACCGTTTATGCAAGAGATGATTCTTGCCGATAACGAAGCTGATCGCAGAAAAGCACTTGCAAAACTCCTGCCATTTCAAAAAGACGACTTTAAAGGGCTATTCAAAGAAATGAAGGGCTACGGAGTTACAATTCGATTCCTTGACCCGCCACTTCACGAGTTCCTTCCTAAAACTATGGAAGATGCGCAGGAGCTTTCGCATAAAATAGGTATTCCAGCCGAAAAAATTATGGATAAAGCTCACGAGTTGCATGAGTTTAACCCAATGCTTGGCCACAGAGGCTGCCGCCTTGGGATAACATATCCAGAAATAAGCGAAATGCAGGCAAGAGCAGTTATATCTGCCGCTTGTGAGCTTGCAAAAGATAAAATTAAAGTTATTCCAGAAATAATGATTCCTCTTGTTGGCAATGTCAACGAGTTTAAGAATCAAAAAGACATTGTTGATGCTGTAGCGCAGGAAACAATGAAAAAGTATGGTGTGAAAATTCAATATATGGTTGGTACAATGATAGAAGTTCCCCGCGGAGCTATAACCGCCGATGAAATTGCGGAAGTTGCGCAATTCTTCTCGTTTGGTACCAACGACCTTACCCAAATGGGTTTTGGTTTCTCTCGCGACGATGCCGGCAAGTTCATAAAAATCTACTTGGACAAAAAAATATTCTCAGATGATCCATTTCAAACTTTAGATCAGGTGGGTATTGGCGGCCTTATGAAAATCGCAATTGAAAAAGGTAAAAAGACCCGCAAAGATATCAAGCTTGGAATTTGTGGCGAACACGGTGGAGATCCGGAATCGGTTAAGTTCTGCCATAGAATTGGGCTTGACTATGTTTCTTGCTCGCCATTTAGAGTTCCTGTTGCCCGCCTTGCCGCGGCTCAGGTCGTAATTGAACAAAAGAAAGGAATCAGCTACACTTCAAAATAA
- a CDS encoding MlaD family protein — protein MKQETKLGFFVLLGVAIFVTSIILLGDFQFQSRYYLNILFGDVAGLPVKAKVKIAGVEVGAVKDITLEGDKAKVRIWLKSNIKIRKNARAGIVSTGIIGSKYLELTMGSKPFEFFKNEDVFDGVDPVQLDKMISNATQQLNELVQSLKSYSGKSPGETIGEILENIRLTSRSLKTIVSEHENNFVNIVKNIENATSDISDITSENKDDIRSVIASMKNVSQNLNAILAKIESGEGMLGKIVNDKEMGEDLKTAVVEIKETIKETKKVMRRLNLIETDWDYTMRYDSKNDVYRSDVGLRIYPVPDKFYYIGVSNLGDSSVVTTDPEKINTINLMLGKRWKPLEIYGGIMRSKGGVGARIKPFWRFEPWRRVEITAEAYDFPRKIPVAKANVNLGARVELLPWAFVGAQVEDTFNTSSINSYVNLVARDDDIAYLLGLVGLAKP, from the coding sequence ATGAAACAAGAAACTAAATTGGGCTTTTTTGTTCTGCTTGGCGTTGCAATTTTTGTAACCTCAATTATTTTACTTGGGGACTTCCAATTTCAAAGCCGCTATTACCTTAACATTCTTTTTGGAGATGTTGCCGGCCTGCCTGTGAAAGCAAAAGTGAAAATTGCAGGTGTTGAGGTTGGTGCAGTAAAAGACATAACCCTTGAGGGGGATAAGGCAAAAGTTAGAATTTGGCTTAAAAGCAATATAAAAATTCGCAAAAATGCGCGAGCGGGCATTGTTTCAACAGGCATTATAGGATCTAAGTATCTTGAGCTTACAATGGGTAGCAAACCATTTGAGTTTTTTAAAAATGAAGATGTTTTTGATGGTGTTGACCCTGTGCAGTTAGATAAAATGATTTCTAATGCTACGCAGCAACTTAATGAGTTGGTTCAGTCGTTAAAAAGTTATTCGGGCAAATCTCCGGGTGAAACAATTGGGGAAATACTTGAAAATATTCGCCTCACATCAAGATCGCTTAAAACTATTGTTTCAGAGCATGAGAACAACTTTGTAAATATAGTTAAAAATATTGAAAATGCCACCTCGGATATTTCAGATATTACATCTGAAAATAAAGATGACATTCGCAGTGTAATTGCTAGTATGAAAAATGTCAGTCAAAACCTAAATGCAATACTCGCAAAAATTGAAAGCGGCGAAGGTATGCTTGGTAAAATTGTAAATGATAAAGAAATGGGCGAAGACCTTAAAACAGCCGTTGTGGAAATAAAAGAAACCATAAAAGAAACAAAGAAAGTAATGCGCCGGTTAAACCTTATAGAAACCGACTGGGATTACACTATGCGCTATGACAGTAAAAATGATGTTTATCGTAGCGATGTTGGCCTTAGAATTTACCCGGTACCTGATAAGTTTTACTATATAGGTGTTTCAAACCTTGGTGATAGTTCGGTTGTTACTACCGACCCAGAAAAAATAAACACTATAAACCTTATGCTTGGCAAACGCTGGAAACCGCTTGAAATTTATGGCGGTATTATGCGTTCTAAAGGTGGTGTAGGCGCAAGAATAAAGCCGTTCTGGCGCTTTGAGCCATGGCGCAGGGTTGAAATAACAGCCGAAGCGTATGATTTTCCACGAAAAATACCCGTAGCTAAAGCAAATGTTAATTTAGGTGCCAGAGTGGAGCTTTTACCATGGGCATTTGTTGGCGCTCAAGTTGAAGATACCTTCAACACTTCAAGTATAAATTCTTATGTGAACTTGGTTGCAAGAGACGACGATATCGCATACCTGCTTGGCCTTGTAGGCCTTGCAAAACCGTAA
- a CDS encoding ABC transporter ATP-binding protein — protein sequence MIKVRNLFKSFRNNQVLSGLDLDIVDGETITIIGGSGSGKSVLLKNIMGLLNPDSGSVEIDGTEITTLNDEQLLDVQKKFGYLFQGAALFDSLTVQDNVAFGIRNMVDAGKFDITKRVSDCLAMVGLKNIEELKPSELSGGMRKRVGLARAIAYSPKYILYDEPTTGLDPIMADVINNLILHLQKTINVTSIVVTHDMKSAYKVSNRIAMLYQGKIVGIGTPNEIENTKDPIIRQFIDGKSDGPIKIDTDITL from the coding sequence ATGATTAAAGTACGAAATCTTTTTAAAAGTTTTAGAAATAATCAGGTTCTTTCCGGCCTTGATTTGGATATTGTTGACGGTGAAACTATAACAATTATAGGCGGCTCAGGCAGCGGAAAGAGTGTTTTGCTTAAAAATATAATGGGGCTTTTAAACCCCGATAGCGGCAGTGTTGAAATTGACGGCACTGAAATTACAACGCTAAATGACGAGCAACTCCTTGATGTGCAAAAAAAGTTTGGCTATCTTTTTCAGGGTGCCGCGCTTTTTGACTCACTTACGGTGCAAGACAATGTTGCTTTTGGTATAAGGAATATGGTTGATGCTGGTAAATTTGATATAACAAAAAGGGTTAGCGATTGCCTTGCAATGGTTGGGCTAAAAAACATTGAAGAGCTAAAACCTTCAGAGCTTTCCGGCGGTATGCGCAAAAGAGTTGGGCTTGCAAGGGCCATTGCTTACAGTCCAAAATACATTCTTTACGATGAGCCAACAACTGGTTTAGACCCCATAATGGCGGATGTTATAAATAATTTGATATTGCACCTTCAAAAAACAATAAATGTAACATCAATTGTTGTTACGCACGATATGAAATCGGCTTATAAAGTTTCAAATAGAATTGCTATGCTTTATCAGGGTAAAATAGTTGGCATTGGCACGCCAAATGAAATTGAAAATACAAAAGACCCTATAATCAGACAATTTATAGACGGCAAAAGTGATGGGCCGATTAAAATTGACACAGATATAACTTTGTGA